CTGGCTGCCTGCGGCCTCAAAACCATCTGTTATAATTTCATGCCCGTGCTGGACTGGACCCGTACCAACCTGGCCCTGGAACTCTGGAACGGCGCCAAAGCCCTGTATTTTGACTGGGCCGATCTGGCCGTGTTTGACCTCTTCATTCTCAAGCGGGAAGGGGCGGAGCAGGATTATGCGCCAAGCGTGGTACAGAAAGCCCGTGAACGCCATGAGGCTTACTCCCCACAAGAACTGGAAGAACTTAGCGAGATCATACGCATGGGCGTTCCCATGGAAGGCTACATTTCGTTGGAGCAACTCCAGCAGAGTATTGATACTTACAAGCAGATCGGTCACGCCGGCCTGCGCGAGAACCTGGCGTATTTCCTGGAGTCCATCATGGATGTCTGCGAAGAGAATGGCCTGAAGATGACCATTCACCCAGACGATCCGCCATACCCTATTCTGGGTTTGCCGCGCATTGCCTCTAACAAAGAAGACCTGCTTTACATTATCAATCGGGTGGACCGGGCGCCCAATGGTATCTGTTTCTGCACGGGTTCCCTGGGCGCCGGTAGACACAACAACCCGGTGGAGATTCTGAAGGAAGTGGGCCACCGCGTGTACTTCGCGCACCTGCGCAACGTGCTCAAAGACCCCGAAGGCAACTTCTACGAGTCTGACCACCTGGCCGGCGACGTGGACATGTATGGCGTCATGAAAGAACTGGTGCAAATCAACGCCACGCGTGAGGTGCCAATTCCGTTCCGGCCAGACCACGGCCACCAGATTCTGGACGACCTGCACAAAGTCACCAACCCCGGCTACTCGGCCATTGGCCGACTGCGCGGCTTGGCTGAATTGCGCGGTCTGGAGATGGGCATTGCCCGCTCTCTGGAGGACTGCAAATAACCCATGAAATTGGAGAAATAACTTTCTCAAAACGGCTGCTGGTTTGGACCTGTTTTCCAAAAAACAGGCTGTTTTGAGAAAGGCTTTTTCTGTTCTCCGTCAGAAGGATCAAGCTACATACCCAGCTATTGAAGGAAACCCCCAAATGATCACCATGCAAACAACTAGCAAACATACCCAACTCAGGAGGTCCTGGTCTGCCGGCTCTCTGAAGGCCATTATGTTATTTCTGGCGGTGCTGCTGCCGGTAACGTCGGCCTTTGCGGTAGAGGATGTCAAATACATTTCCAGCCAGAAAAAGGATAAGGCCTTCACTTTGGCAGAAGGCGGAAAATCTGCCCCTTTCTTCATCCATGAGAAGGATTTCCCTGGGGTAATCAGAGCCTTGAAAGACCTGCAAGCCGATGTAAAACGCGTGACCAATGCCGAACCAGCCTTAACCATAGCAAGCAAAGCGCCTAAAGCGGACCGGCTGGTGTTGGTAGGGACCATCGGCCAAAGCCCGCTGATTGACCAACTGGTGAAAAGCAAAAAGCTGGACGTGAAGGACCTGGTCGGCAAAT
This Rufibacter radiotolerans DNA region includes the following protein-coding sequences:
- the uxuA gene encoding mannonate dehydratase, translated to MSLLQSWRWYGPQDSVTLLDVKQAGATGIVSALHHVPHGAVWTVEEIQERKRIIEEAGLTWAVVESVPVHESIKTRAADCEQYLENYRQSLRNLAACGLKTICYNFMPVLDWTRTNLALELWNGAKALYFDWADLAVFDLFILKREGAEQDYAPSVVQKARERHEAYSPQELEELSEIIRMGVPMEGYISLEQLQQSIDTYKQIGHAGLRENLAYFLESIMDVCEENGLKMTIHPDDPPYPILGLPRIASNKEDLLYIINRVDRAPNGICFCTGSLGAGRHNNPVEILKEVGHRVYFAHLRNVLKDPEGNFYESDHLAGDVDMYGVMKELVQINATREVPIPFRPDHGHQILDDLHKVTNPGYSAIGRLRGLAELRGLEMGIARSLEDCK